A genome region from Cutaneotrichosporon cavernicola HIS019 DNA, chromosome: 5 includes the following:
- the bioDA gene encoding uncharacterized protein (AAA domain), which yields MPMLYPKLRVHQVFGANTDVGKTLLTTALIRSAASRGNRVSYLKPVSTGPEADSDEAFVRRHTAPYTDLVQTRCLYQYREPMSPHLAAQLAPDLPFPASNDVLVRGVQKYIQSASLSDGHVFVETAGGVHSPALHPPHTQASSLRSLRLPSVLVASPHLGGISTTLASYESLLLRGYDVAAVLCLHDSYYRNDDFLRPYFEERGIGFWDVARPPEKRGSVAEDAVRLGEWYASIEGEGKGEEGGGVGPTVQHLEETHARRVEEIAGMPARTLDSVWWPFTQHKLVNRPEQVMVIDSAHGDHFDAYYAKSTKAEQPKEGRPAESLLEPYFDGAASWFTQSHGHASEPLTLAAAAAAGRYGHVLFPSGTHAPALELAEKLRDTVGAGWAARVFYSDNGSTGIEVALKMALRASGRRYGWEGEIGGDVGVIGLRGGYHGDTIGAMDATPASTFNTAVDWYKGRGHWFSPPAVLVQDGVATVSTTAPDVWAPLPDATPTKEGWAMPFPSLADVYDLPARRSSPLATYYRQHVRETLKRLAAEGRQFGALVLEPTCLGAGGMVFVDPLFQACLVDVVRASEDLFSGQPDRGAYEAALAALEKRNPAEWQGVPVIYDEVFSGLYRFGYHSAASVLGTTPDISVYAKILTGGLLPLSATLASRSVFDAFLSDRKVDALLHGHSYTANPVGCAVALKALGMIEDAERGDKWAAPRKDWAAERWSFWRKDFLEEVSQAPGVKGSMAMGTVLAIELQDSEADYASHVAQGFLDRLRAKQIGNPAFRVHSRPLGNVVYVMTSLFTPAETVRAMEAAILRELK from the exons ATGCCCATGCTCTACCCAAAACTGCGCGTGCACCAGGTCTTTGGCGCCAACACCGAT GTCGGCAAGACACTGCTAACCACGGCACTGATCCGCTCCGCCGCGAGCCGAGGCAACCGCGTCTCCTACCTCAAGCCCGTCAGCACCGGCCCCGAAGctgactcggacgaggc CTTCGTGCGGCGTCACACCGCACCCTATACGGATCTGGTACAGACTCGGTGCCTGTACCAGTACCGTGAGCCGATGAGCCCTCACCTCGCGGCGCAACTCGCGCCCGACCTCCCCTTCCCAGCTAGCAACGACGTGCTCGTCCGCGGCGTACAGAAATATATCCAATCCGCGTCTCTTTCAGACGGGCACGTGTTCGTCGAGACGGCTGGCGGCGTACACTCGCCCGCCCTACACCCGCCACACACGCAGGcgagctcgctgcgctcACTCCGCCTCCCGTCGGTTCTGGTAGCATCGCCCCATCTGGGCGGCATCTCGACCACGCTCGCGAGCTACGAGTCCCTCTTGCTCCGCGGATATGATGTGGCAGCAGTGCTGTGCCTCCACGACAGCTACTACCGGAACGACGACTTCCTGCGGCCCTACTTTGAAGAGCGCGGGATCGGGTTTTGGGAcgtcgcgcggccgcccgAGAAGCGCGGGAGtgtggccgaggacgcggtgCGACTCGGCGAATGGTACGCCTCCAttgagggggaggggaagggtgaggagggaggcggTGTGGGCCCCACTGTGCAGCACCTTGAGGAGACGCATGcccgccgcgtcgaggagatcgcCGGGATGCCGGCTCGCACGCTCGACAGTGTGTGGTGGCCGTTCACGCAGCACAAGCTCGTGAACCGCCCCGAGCAGGTGATGGTGATTGACTCGGCACACGGCGACCACTTCGACGCGTACTACGCTAAATCTaccaaggccgagcagCCGAAGGAGGGCCGGCCGGCCGAGAGCCTCCTCGAACCTTACTTCGACGGCGCTGCGTCCTGGTTTACCCAGAGCCACGGGCATGCCTCCGAGCCTCTGACGctggcggccgccgccgcggcagGGCGGTACGGCCACGTTCTGTTCCCGTCGGGAACCCACGCTCCCGCCCTGGAATTGGCCGAGAAGCTCCGCGACACAGTGGGGGCGGGTTGGGCCGCTCGCGTCTTCTACAGCGATAACGGCAGTACGGGCATTGAAGTCGCGCTCAAGATGGCGCTCCGCGCGTCGGGGAGACGATACGGTTGGGAAGGCGAGATCGGGGGCGATGTCGGCGTGATTGGCCTTCGTGGAGGCTATCACGGAGACACGATTGGAGCCATGGACGCGACGCCTGCGAGCACGTTCAACACTGCCGTTGACTG GTACAAGGGGCGTGGACACTGGTTCTCGCCTCCTGCGGTGCTGGTGCAAGACGGCGTGGCCACCGTATCTACCACTGCGCCCGATGTCTGGGCGCCACTCCCTGACGCTACTCCAACCAAGGAGGGATGGGCAAtgcccttcccctccctcgcGGACGTGTACGACCTGCCAGCGCGCCGCAGCTCCCCTCTGGCCACGTACTACCGTCAACATGTGCGGGAGACGCTGAAGCGCCTCGCGGCGGAAGGCCGGCAGTTCGGtgcgctcgtgctcgagccGACATGCCTCGGCGCTGGAGGGATGGTGTTTGTCGACCCCCTCTTTCAGGCTTGTCTCGTGGACGTGGTGCGCGCAAGTGAAGACCTCTTCTCAGGTCAGCCCGATCGAGGGGCGTATGAGGCCGCTCTCGCTGCCCTTGAGAAGCGCAACCCGGCGGAGTGGCAGGGTGTACCGGTCATCTACGATGAGG TCTTCTCTGGCCTTTACCGCTTCGGGTACCACTCGGCTGCGTCGGTGCTTGGAACTACCCCAGATATCTCAGTATACGCCAAGATCCTCACGGGTGGCCTCCTCCCGCTCTCAGCCACACTCGCTTCGCGGTCCGTGTTCGACGCGTTCCTCTCCGACCGCAAAGTCGACGCCCTGCTCCACGGACACAGTTACACTGCCAATCCCGTCGGATGCGCTGTTGCCCTCAAGGCTCTGGGTATGATCGAGGACGCTGAACGGGGCGACAAGTGGGCTGCCCCGCGCAAGGACTGGGCCGCGGAGCGCTGGTCCTTCTGGCGTAAGGACTTCCTTGAGGAGGTGTCCCAAGCACCAGGGGTGAAGGGATCCATGGCCATGGGTACCGTCCTTGCCATTGAGCTGCAGGACTCTGAGGCCG ACTACGCGTCGCATGTTGCGCAAGGATTCCTTGACCGGCTACGTGCGAAGCAGATCGGTAACCCGGCTTTCCGTGTTCACTCGCGACCGCTTGGAAACGTCGTATACGTCATGACGTCGCTGTTCACGCCCGCCGAGACGGTGCGCGCGATGGAGGCGGCCATCCTGCGTGAGCTCAAATAG
- the HOF1 gene encoding uncharacterized protein (Fes/CIP4 homology domain), producing MVESPALPGHERSQSTASLSRYYHGQNGEAQEVDLTDPSLDFCNAFWGQGDRGYEVIMTRLRGAAKTVEELKAFWKERASIEEEYAKRLTKLAKMPLGNNEIGDLAHALQTVQLETAAQASFHLQMSSEIHTAVEQPTVQFANRLASLKKGQQSSIEKAWRNKGLQEVHVAKARERYEKDCLKLNSYTANMQLVQGRERDDLESKMEKVRRSIQSGEQDFRNFVRVLEDTSAKWENEWRSFCDVVQDLEEDRLSLTKDVVWSYANSVSQVCVEDDSSCERIREKLEQFEPPNDVVFFVKGWGTGSQIQDPPHFINYGIGEYPTQPGFHHAQFRRQSERPPLQPVPKHVPESEPEPESAVSAEPPAAAPVSVVETVARSPATGPVPALPPAHEERAVPPAEKQNEYFPELPPIPPGKDASLTDATRGLQLSDHAAPPAASTGYKPPFGMPLPDMAAVGGAAAGATAAAGASAFVKSGSDVQSTTSPPAWGSNQAGPPSPSARDVQDQEDPMARALAELRQNPPGPNTVRRAPSQRRTESIYSTTGRPSSGVAGSSVSQHQRAPSPAPSNHAGQQSYPSRPVGMLGDMGGSGLIPPKEGHTAAQLAKSMAEFENRSQYRSSVNYNNFADDVVGQHPTSRPTSPAPNRTPSPAMMQAPTQPPTHIADNVLPRYGQAFPGERSRSRPASVYSSNSRANSVVGVPPPGPQHQDTAPRAAYAGIGAGNAARSPSPRPHSFRAPSPGPAPDQHGALGPPNLGIALDASGGVAQDSMAEQYRQQYQQQQRIQQQQSPQLQHQHPQQQDQQQWGQSQFGAPQTSPPLDHAYAPRASGSFSQVPPSQSTGSLSQQMYPAQPQLQPHQQQQQPQEAQAYGQQHQQQYGRQPPYQRQSYSSSAAYPYGHQQQQPQQQQPQQQQPQQPPQQQQQPQQHHYEVPNGYSPHYRVPSPQPQQYRAPSPQPQQQQPQHQHPQMYPAVPAQPQFQVTQQQMQQAPQGTPSPIPAQPPSNPAPTGQWATDGRPVLFYVRALFSYQAQSPVEFDFQADDIIAVTSTPDDGWWSGELLDESRRQPGRTDFPSNFAELF from the exons ATGGTTGAGAGCCCAGCCCTGCCGGGGCACGAGCGCTCACagtcgaccgcgtcgctctcgcgctATTATCACGGCCAGAATGGCGAGGCCCAAGAAGTCGACCTCACCGACCCCTCGCTAGACTTCTGCAATGCGTTCTGGGGACAGGGTGACCGCGGTTATGAGGTCATCATGACCCGTCTCCGTGGCGCTGCGAagacggtcgaggagctcaaggcgtTCTGGAAAGAGCG CGCATCAatcgaggaggagtacGCGAAGCGCCTGACCAAGCTTGCCAAGATGCCACTAGGGAACAATGAGATTGGCGACTTGGCCCACGCCTTGCAAACTGTCCAGCTGGAGACGGCGGCCCAAGCGTCCTTCCACCTCCAGATGAGCTCGGAGATTCACACGGCAGTCGAGCAGCCGACCGTCCAGTTTGCCAACCGTCTCGCCAGCCTGAAGAAGGGCCAGCAATCGAGTATTGAGAAAGCGTGGCGCAACAAGGGCCTCCAGGAGGTCCATGTTGCAAAG GCACGTGAGCGGTATGAGAAGGACTGTCTCAAGCTCAACTCGTACACGGCCAACATGCAGCTCGTGCAAGGCcgtgagcgcgacgacctTGAGAGCAAGATGGAGAAGGTTCGCAGAAGCATCCAAAGCGGAGAACAGGACTTCCGCAACTTTGTCAGAGTCCTCGAGGACACGAGCGCAAAGTGGGAGAACGAGTGGCGCAGCTTCTGTGACGTCGTACaggacctcgaggaagACAGGCTGAGTTTGACCAAGGACGTTGTATGGTCGTACGCCAACTCTGTGTCGCAGGTgtgcgtcgaggatgacagC TCATGTGAGCGCATCCGCGAGAAGCTCGAGCAGTTCGAGCCACCCAACGACGTGGTCTTCTTTGTCAAGGGCTGGGGAACGGGCAGCCAGATCCAAGACCCGCCTCACTTTATTAACTATGGCATCGGCGAGTACCCGACGCAGCCGGGCTTCCACCATGCGCAGTTCCGTCGCCAGTCGGAACGGCCGCCACTCCAGCCTGTGCCAAAACATGTGCCCGAgtccgagcccgagcccgagtcAGCCGTGAGTGCGGAGCCTCCCGCTGCAGCCCCAGTTTCGGTTGTCGAGACGGTCGCACGCTCCCCTGCCACGGGCCCGGTCCCAGCTCTTCCGCCTGCGCACGAGGAGCGTGCAGTTCCACCTGCCGAGAAACAGAATGAGTACTTCCCAGAACttcctcccatccctcccGGCAAGGACGCGTCTTTGACCGACGCCACGCGGGGACTCCAGTTGTCTGACCACGCCGCGCCTCCCGCCGCGTCTACTGGTTACAAACCGCCCTTTGGCATGCCTCTTCCTGACATGGCCGCGGTTGGCGGAGCAGCGGCTGGTGCCACAGCTGCTGCGGGCGCGTCCGCGTTTGTGAAGTCGGGCAGCGACGTGCAGTCTACTACATCACCGCCTGCATGGGGTTCGAACCAGGCTGGCCCCCCTAGCCCGAGCGCACGTGACGTTCAGGACCAGGAGGACCcgatggcgcgcgcgttggccgagctgcgccaGAACCCACCAGGGCCGAACACCGTTCGCCGCGCGCCTTCGCAGCGTCGCACCGAGTCGATCTACTCGACTACCGGTCGCCCTTCCAGCGGCGTTGCAGGTAGCAGCGTATCGCAGCACCAGCGGGCTCCCTCGCCGGCACCAAGCAACCACGCGGGCCAGCAGTCGTACCCGTCCCGGCCTGTTGGCATGCTGGGCGACATGGGTGGCTCTGGTCTCATCCCACCCAAGGAGGGCCACACGGCTGCTCAGCTCGCCAAGTCGATGGCCGAGTTTGAGAACCGCTCGCAGTACCGCAGCAGCGTAAACTACAACAACTttgccgacgacgtggtTGGTCAGCAcccgacctcgcggcccACCTCGCCTGCCCCGAATCGTACCCCGTCTCCTGCGATGATGCAGGCCCCGACCCAGCCCCCAACGCACATTGCCGACAATGTGCTCCCGCGTTACGGACAGGCCTTCCCGGGTGAGCGCTCGCGTTCCCGTCCGGCTTCGGTGTACTCTTCGAACTCGCGCGCCAACTCTGTCGTCGGGGTTCCTCCGCCCGGCCCGCAGCACCAGGACACGGCCCCTCGCGCGGCGTATGCCGGCATTGGTGCTGGCAATGCCGCGCGCAGCCCGTCGCCGCGTCCTCACAGCTTCCGTGCTCCCTCGCCCGGCCCAGCTCCCGACCAGCACGGCGCGTTAGGCCCTCccaacctcggcatcgccctcgacgcTAGCGGCGGTGTTGCCCAGGACTCGATGGCGGAGCAGTACCGCCAGCAGTACCAGCAGCAACAGAGAATCCAGCAACAGCAATCGCCGCAGCTTCAACACCAGCAcccgcagcagcaggaCCAGCAGCAGTGGGGGCAGAGCCAGTTCGGCGCACCGCAGACGTCACCTCCGCTCGACCATGCATATGCGCCTCGGGCGTCTGGGTCGTTCAGCCAGGTACCGCCTTCGCAAAGCACCGGCTCGCTGTCCCAGCAGATGTACCCTGCTCAACCCCAGCTACAGCCCCatcagcagcagcagcagcctcaGGAGGCACAGGCGTACGGACAGCAACACCAGCAGCAGTATGGCCGGCAGCCGCCGTACCAGCGGCAGTCGTACTCATCGTCGGCAGCATACCCGTACGGCCaccagcagcaacagccccagcagcaacagccccagcagcaacagccCCAGCAGCCGCCCCAGCAACAACAGCAACCCCAGCAGCACCATTATGAGGTTCCGAACGGTTATAGCCCGCACTACCGTGTGCCCTCGCCCCAGCCGCAGCAGTACCGTGCTCCTTCGCCTCAGCcgcaacagcaacagccgcagcaccagcacccgCAGATGTACCCCGCAGTGCCCGCCCAGCCGCAGTTCCAGGTCACGCAGCAGCAGATGCAGCAAGCGCCCCAGGGCACCCCAAGCCCGATTCCTGCACAGCCTCCATCAAACCCAGCGCCAACGGGACAGTGGGCGACCGACGGCCGGCCTGTCCTCTTCT ACGTTCGTGCCTTATTCTCGTACCAGGCCCAGAGCCCTGTCGAGTTCGACTTCCAAGCGGACGACATCATCGCCGTCACCAGCACGCCCGATGACGGGTGGTGGTCTGGtgagcttctcgacgagtcgcgccgccagccggGCCGTACCGACTTCCCGTCCAACTT CGCCGAGCTGTTCTGA
- a CDS encoding uncharacterized protein (helix loop helix domain) has product MEANAAFSPTSSSRAYLSSLDFFALAGLDNTSSDHLDGSSPAGHASATHDAPHAYNHSQHHSQGYDSHGPSQKTSPEYLPLDDPSPIALEAPSSPSSRQGYRNIATHRGTLRGDATMDVDHSPAGHGSGSNEQQRALRSHHSRGNSYADGHEVPLDAHDFMNMDMSSEAYDAVQAGILQHQLESIHMQSPFLAANNPGSPYNAMAQMFLTSPPAVSSEQDNGSSQGQLPDDRRPMLHRTYSVSNGPYGVLTPGPSGDIPADMRMDMMSPMQLGAMIEGKENYNAVPLLSPALSHHNPSNYASPVAHVAFGSSGGRDAAHAALANRASLEQLQLQQRQFQEQLALLQEQQKQLQATAAAVAAASGSPYLAPQQQQQQQQQSQSQSQGRPALTPGGVNGAHSTGTVSTPSPGSYFSPLTSPALKPAVSRSAALRAAAQHLSPHLHSQQQRAPHPLSALSSPALNPVGSSGGANQTLSPALGPQNPDVNDPDYLYALQGILDGTSGPSADASANASTSTSGYHSSPVIVPSHPSPAVGSSGAGPHRSMPAKSRPSPMMKPTNHRSHVRGASSVPTSPMTFKMTGSGSGFLPPAAIDNRGVQPQMLGGTSSQTSTPSPVDLAQIMPPPPVPSQGRPKIPMTPASLMNLSKEGSESPEQPVASTSAPPPPRAAAKKATGALVPLPPKRGSRLVPASGSAAAKRALAIRPLGVGVRAATKGAAAAAGANEPETRRTSHKAAEQKRRDSLKAGFDELRLLLPAINTEALDPESGEPIPGSSAPRLLPKSSLVPDDNPNRGVSKVALLKFSNEYIVRLHDKVNKRDEYIDKLRAEVTRLRLGEAEEVRGDEDEDLLEMDMLEGEEDDLGDEDEEMDIDLSAMMKKGKGVTKSPALGPTGGRRRTSTARKKGVDD; this is encoded by the exons ATGGAGGCAAACGCCGCGTTCTCGCCCACGTCGAGCAGCCGGGCCtacctctcctctctcgACTTTTTTGCTCTTGCCGGGCTAGACAATACGTCGTCAGACCACCTCGACGGCAGCTCGCCCGCCGGACACGCGAGCGCTACTCACGACGCGCCTCACGCCTACAACCATTCCCAGCATCACTCCCAGGGCTACGACTCGCACGGCCCCTCGCAAAAGACATCACCAGAGTACTTGCCTCTCGACGACCCGTCGCCGatcgccctcgaggcccCGTCAAGCCCATCGAGCAGGCAAGGCTACAGAAATATCGCCACCCACCGTGGCACTTTGCGTGGAGACGCGACCATGGACGTAGACCACTCGCCAGCTGGCCATGGATCGGGTAGCAACGAGCAGCAACGCGCCCTTCGCTCCCACCACAGTCGGGGCAATAGCTATGCAGACGGACACGAGGTACCCCTGGATGCTCACGACTTTATGAACATGGACATGAGCAGCGAGGCTTATGACGCGGTCCAGGCAGGCATACTCCAGCACCAA CTCGAGTCCATTCACATGCAGTCGCCGTTCCTCGCGGCAAACAATCCGGGGTCGCCATACAATGCCATGGCCCAGATGTTCCTTACGTCCCCCCCTGCAGTGTCGTCGGAGCAGGACAACGGATCATCACAGGGTCAGTTGCCCGACGACCGCCGCCCGATGCTCCATCGCACGTATAGCGTGTCGAACGGCCCATACGGCGTTCTCACGCCCG GCCCAAGCGGCGACATACCAGCCGACATGCGCATGGACATGATGAGCCCTATGCAGCTGGGTGCCATGATTGAAGGCAAAGAAAAC TACAATGCTGTTCCGTTACTTTCACCTGCGCTCTCGCACCACAATCCGTCCAACTATGCCTCACCAGTTGCGCATGTGGCCTTTGGTTCGAGTGGCGGGCGTGACGCAGCTCATGcggccctcgccaaccGCGCTTCCCTGGAGcagctccagctccagcaGCGCCAGTTCCaggagcagctcgcgcttcttcaGGAGCAGCAAAAACAGTTGCAGGCCACAGCAGCAGCCGTCGCCGCTGCGTCTGGATCGCCGTATCTCGCTccccagcagcagcagcagcagcagcagcaatCTCAATCCCAGTCGCAGGGACGGCCAGCCCTCACACCAGGTGGCGTCAACGGCGCGCACTCCACAGGGACCGTCAGCACGCCTTCTCCCGGAAGTTACTTCTCGCCGCTGACTTCTCCTGCGCTCAAGCCCGCTGTCAGCCGGTCTGCCGCACTGCGTGCTGCTGCCCAGCACCTCTCGCCGCATCTACACAGCCAGCAGCAACGAGCACCTCACCCGCTCTCTGCACTGTCGTCACCAGCACTCAACCCTGTAGGATCGTCGGGTGGTGCGAACCAGACACTCTCGCCCGCCCTCGGTCCGCAAAATCCCGACGTCAATGACCCCGACTACCTCTACGCGTTACAGGGTATTCTGGATGGTACTTCAGGCCCGAGCGCAGATGCGAGTGCCAACGCAAGCACTAGCACCAGCGGATACCACAGCTCGCCAGTGATTGTCCCGAGCCACCCGTCGCCCGCGGTGGGGTCGAGTGGTGCCGGCCCGCACCGCTCGATGCCAGCCAAGTCGCGCCCGTCGCCCATGATGAAGCCTACGAACCACCGCTCGCACGTCCGTGGCGCGTCGTCCGTCCCCACATCACCCATGACATTCAAGATGACTGGGAGCGGCAGTGGCTTCCTTCCGCCTGCTGCGATAGATAACCGTGGTGTGCAGCCACAGATGCTCGGTGGCACCTCTTCGCAGACTtcgacgccatcgcccGTCGATCTTGCGCAGATTATGCCTCCACCACCTGTCCCGTCGCAGGGTAGACCCAAGATCCCCATGACGCCGGCAAGCTTGATGAACTTGAGCAAGGAGGGATCAGAGTCTCCAGAGCAACCTGTAGCCTCGACTTCtgcgcctccgccgccaagAGCCGCTGCCAAGAAGGCAACGGGCGCCCTCGttccccttcccccgaAGCGTGGGAGCCGCCTTGTGCCAGCTAGCGGTAGCGCCGCTGCCAAGCGCGCCCTCGCGATCCGCCCACTGGGCGTTGGTGTGCGTGCCGCAACCAagggcgcggcggctgcggctggcgcCAACGAACCCGAGACTCGCCGCACATCGCACAAAGCGGCCGAACAGAAGCGTCGCGACTCTCTCAAGGCAGGCttcgacgagctgcgcctcctcctACCTGCCATCAACACAGAGGCGCTCGACCCCGAGTCGGGCGAGCCGATCCCTGGCTCGTCAGCGCCACGCCTGCTCCCAAAATCATCACTTGTACCTGACGACAACCCGAACCGTGGCGTGAGCAAGGTTGCCCTTCTCAAGTTCTCCAACGAGTACATTGTGCGCCTTCACGACAAGGTCAACAAGCGTGACGAGTACATTGACAAGCTACGGGCCGAGGTGACGCGCttgcgcctcggcgaggcggaagaagtgcgcggcgacgaggacgaggacctgctcgagatggacatgctcgagggcgaggaagacgatctcggcgacgaggacgaggagatggacatTGACCTCTCTGCGATGATGAAaaagggcaagggcgtGACCAAGTCACCCGCCCTCGGTCCCACTGGCGGGCGGAGGCGAACAAGTACGGCCCGCAAAAAGGGCGTGGACGATTAG
- a CDS encoding uncharacterized protein (Mitochondrial domain of unknown function (DUF1713)), translating to MFRRLYSSLPIAEAVKPRAPARGRSPRPVRLTKRIPIVAPTTPAAPVATHGRRLRRGQLARTDLVSTQPGPHAYTDFEPITLFPLQAGLHLGLTPAHMPLPLPLGTAGYTSPSNREEALFEKPAPPSVSSALEGSSAMTGVGEHLRVSRAFAHPALRHHLPQSVSGGSLSISGLGFDDVTSTIDAAAGKHARVAEEAWDATLARLGQRPALVEADPKIADALAGLNNLLARLEASSDASDIVVEMDSVKRKRKKKMNKHKYKKRRKETRAIRKRLGK from the coding sequence ATGTTCCGGAGGCTGTACTCGTCCCTCcccatcgccgaggccgtcaagccgcgcgcgccggcgcgtgGCCGGTCCCCGCGTCCCGTGCGCCTTACGAAGCGCATCCCCATTGTTGCGCCGACAACGCCTGCCGCACCCGTCGCCACCCAtggccgccgcctgcgGCGCGGACAGCTTGCGCGCACCGACCTCGTCTCGACCCAGCCAGGTCCCCACGCCTACACCGACTTTGAGCCGATCACGCTCTTCCCCCTCCAGGCTGGCTTGCACCTGGGCCTGACGCCCGCGCACAtgcccctccccctccctctcggCACGGCGGGCTACACCTCTCCCTCCAaccgcgaggaggcgttGTTCGAAAAACCCGCACCGCCCAGTGTCTCCTCAGCACTCGAGGGTTCGTCCGCCATGACTGGTGTTGGGGAACACCTGCGCGTGTCGCGCGCGTTCGCCCACCCAGCTCTGCGGCACCATCTCCCCCAATCTGTCTCTGGGGGTTCGCTTTCAATCTCTGGTCTGGGCTTTGACGACGTCACCTCCACCATCGACGCCGCTGCTGGAAAGCACGCGcgtgtcgccgaggaggctTGGGACGCCACTCTCGCCAGGCTCGGCCAGCGCCCTGCGCTAGTCGAGGCTGACCCCAagatcgccgacgcgcttgcTGGCCTTAacaacctcctcgctcgcctcgaGGCCAGCTCGGATGCGTccgacattgtcgtcgagatggacagcgtcaagcgcaagcgcaaaAAGAAGATGAACAAGCACAAGTACAAGAAGCGCAGAAAGGAGACGCGTGCCATCCGTAAGCGTCTCGGCAAGTAG
- the TRM8 gene encoding uncharacterized protein (Catalyzes the formation of N(7)-methylguanine at position 46 (m7G46) in tRNA), which yields MSKRTHEQMATKTATTTMATAAEDVLLKEPQKRFYRQRAHANVFNDHILDYPQSPDQMDWNVHYPKYFEAGASKGEKAVEWADVGCGFGGLLMALAPQFPETLMLGMEIRVSVTQYVADRIAHARQVEATLPADAPDARAGGMQNVSVIRANSMKHMPNFFAKGQLSKVFFLFPDPHFKTRKQKARIVTTALLAEYAYVLRPGGICYTVTDVKDLHEWMASHLRKHPLFEYIPTEEMAGDPILEAARTATEEGRKVERNGGDKWVACFRRLPDPEED from the exons ATGTCCAAGCGCACACACGAGCAGATGGCGACgaagacggcgacgacgacgatggccACGGCGGCAGAAGATGTGCTCCTCAAGGAGCCCCAA aaACGGTTCTACCGGCAGCGCGCGCATGCCAATGTCTTCAACGACCATATTCTCGACTACCCACAATCGCCCGACCAGATGGACTGGAACGTCCACTACCCCAAATACTTTGAGGCTGGGGCGagcaagggcgagaaggcGGTCGAGTGGGCGGATGTAGGGTGTGGATTTGGTGGACTGCTCATGGCGCTTGCGCCGCAGTTCCCAGAGACGCTGATGCTTG ggATGGAGATCCGCGTGTCTGTGACACAGTATGTTGCGGATCGCAtcgcgcacgcgcggcAGGTCGAGGCGACCCTCCCGGCCGACGCACCCGACGCCCGCGCAGGCGGCATGCAGAACGTGAGCGTGATCCGCGCAAACAGCATGAAACACATGCCCAACTTCTTCGCAAAGGGCCAGTTGTCCAAggtcttcttcctcttccccgaCCCGCACTTCAAGACGCGCAAGCAAAAGGCGCGCATTGTCACCACCGCACTCCTGGCCGAGTACGCTTATGTTCTCCGCCCCGGCGGTATCTGCTACACTGTCACGGACGTGAAGG ACCTCCACGAGTGGATGGCATCGCACCTCCGCAAGCACCCGCTGTTCGAGTATATCCCGACtgaggagatggcgggTGACCCAATCCTTGAGGCGGCACGTAcggcgaccgaggagggGCGTAAGGTCGAGCGCAACGGGGGCGATAAGTGGGTCGCGTGTTTCCGCCGTCTGCCGGACCCCGAGGAGGACTAG